Proteins encoded within one genomic window of Brassica rapa cultivar Chiifu-401-42 chromosome A09, CAAS_Brap_v3.01, whole genome shotgun sequence:
- the LOC103838307 gene encoding DNA-directed RNA polymerase IV subunit 1, with amino-acid sequence MEEKCEELEVPMGTLKSISFSISNNKDRKNMSVMEVEAANQVTDSRLGLPNRDDICKSCGSKDRKVCEGHFGVINLRYPVINPHLLKEVATLLNKFCPGCKYTKKKQSQSQNPEDRPDRCRYCISNTDYPLMKFRVTTKEAFRRSGIVCEVSEDNVLKLSKRGLSALPPDYWDFMPKDPNIDESCLKPSRRILTHAQVYALLSGIDERVIRKEIPMFDSLPLASFPVTPNGHRVSEMVTQFTGPRLVFDERTRIYKKLVGFEGNGLELSSRVMECMQYSRLFSENVSPSQESANPYQKKSDTPELRGLRFMKDVLLGKRSDHTFRTVVVGDPSLKLNEIGIPRSIAERLQVSENLNDWNRDRLVTSCFHKLLEKGETHVRRGGRLVGIRAIDDLQTGDSFLRTLKDGDTVLMNRPPSIHQHSLIAMSVKVLPTTSVVSLNPICCLPFRGDFDGDCLHGYVPQSIQAKAELEELVALDKQLVNRQNGRNLLSLGQDSLTAAYLVNVETNCFLNRAEMQQLQMYCPFELPRPAIIRGSSTSSEPQWTGKQLFGMLFPPGFEYAYPLNNVVVTNGELLSSSDGSGWLRDGEGNFIQGLMKHDKEKVLDIIFSAQEMLSQWLLNRGLSVSLSDLYFASDKHSRRNLTEEISYGLQEAEQVCNKQQLMVESRRDFLAVNGEEDTVVADDLELFCYERQRSATLSKLAVSAFKDAYRDVQALAYRYGDQSNAFLVMSKAGSKGNMGKLAQHSMCIGLQNSSVALSFGFPRKLTCASWNDPNSPLRGARGEDRTAHESFVPFGVVESSFLTGLNPLESFVHSVTSRDSSFSGNADLPGTLSRKLMFFMRDIYAAYDGTVRNSFGNHLVQFRYESSDDAEEDMTGEAVGSLSACAITEAAYSALDQPISLLETSPLLNLKNVLECGSKKGLKEQTMSLYLSETLSKKKHGFEYGALDIKRHLEKLCFSEIVSTSMIIFSPRTNTRMPMSSWVCHFHISKKVLKQNQLDLESVVSSLNKQYANRKKELKLDVIDLDIQSKNHCSWDDKAMEDDRVCITVTVLEASRHDSLELDAIRLVLIPFLLDSPVKGYREIKKVDILWVDRPKAPQRNKKGLAGELFLKVTMHGVRGKRSFWSALLETCLPIMDMIDWTRSHPDNIRQCCSVYGIDAGRSIFLADLESAVSDTGKAMLREHLLLVADSLSVTGEFVALNPKGWSRQRQAESTPAPFAQACFSSPSQCFLKAAKEGVTDELEGSIDALAWGKVPSFGTGDQFEIIISPKNHGFSTPVVDVYGFLSRTATLPKRKAVRATSSSLPKSDEFTVQPFPVLDTALSKAVKTLDGKGLTRSQLRMIFTWNDMEKLSRSLKRILYNYEIDATLNELDGRLLMMALLFHPNRDEKIGPGFKGIKVANSKHGNARCFEVVRTDGTTEDFSYHKCVLGATEIIAPKRVNFYKAKYLRNGTVQPGAI; translated from the exons ATGGAGGAAAAATGCGAGGAGCTTGAGGTGCCCATGGGGACTCTAAAGTCAATAAGCTTTAGCATTTCGAATAACAAAGACCGA AAAAACATGTCTGTCATGGAGGTTGAAGCAGCGAATCAAGTGACTGATTCCCGGTTAGGGCTCCCAAATCGGGATGATATATGCAAATCATGTGGCAGCAAAGATAGAAAAGTTTGTGAAG gGCATTTTGGGGTTATAAACCTCAGGTACCCGGTGATTAACCCGCATTTACTTAAGGAGGTAGCTACATTGTTGAACAAGTTCTGCCCTGGATGTAAATACACGAAGAAAAAACAGTCTCAGTCTCAG AATCCTGAAGACCGGCCTGACAGATGTAGATATTGCATT TCAAATACAGATTACCCTCTAATGAAGTTCAGGGTAACAACAAAAGAAGCCTTTAGGCGATCTGGAATCGTTTGTGAAGTGAGTGAAGACAATGTGTTGAAGCTCAGTAAACGGGGACTATCAGCATTACCTCCAGATTATTGGGATTTTATGCCTAAAGACCCAAATATCGACGAAAGCTGTTTGAAACCAAGCAGGCGGATTCTAACTCACGCACAG GTTTATGCACTGTTGAGTGGGATTGATGAGAGGGTGATCAGGAAGGAGATCCCCATGTTCGACTCTCTTCCTCTGGCATCTTTTCCAGTTACACCAAACGGTCATCGTGTATCCGAGATGGTCACTCAGTTCACCGGGCCTCGACTAGTTTTT GATGAACGGACTCGTATCTACAAGAAACTAGTTGGCTTTGAAGGAAATGGTCTTGAGTTGAGTTCACGTGTGATGGAATGCATGCAATACTCAAGA CtcttttcggaaaacgtgtctCCGAGTCAAGAATCCGCGAACCCTTACCAGAAGAAGTCAGATACTCCCGAGCTACGCGGTCTAAGGTTCATGAAAGATGTGCTTCTCGGCAAAAGAAGCGACCACACGTTCCGCACAGTGGTTGTCGGCGACCCTTCTCTCAAGCTCAACGAGATCGGCATACCTCGGAGTATCGCAGAGAGGCTTCAAGTATCCGAGAATCTCAACGACTGGAACAGAGATCGTCTCGTCACTTCCTGTTTCCACAAGCTCCTCGAGAAAGGAGAGACTCACGTGAGGAGAGGAGGTCGCttagttggtatcagagccatcgACGATCTCCAAACGGGAGACAGCTTCTTACGCACGTTAAAGGATGGAGACACGGTGCTGATGAACAGACCTCCTTCCATTCATCAGCACTCGCTCATCGCAATGTCTGTTAAAGTCCTCCCCACTACCTCCGTTGTCTCTTTAAACCCCATCTGTTGCTTACCCTTTCGTGGTGACTTCGATGGAGACTGTCTTCACGGGTACGTTCCTCAGTCTATCCAAGCCAAGGCTGAGCTCGAGGAGCTTGTGGCTTTGGATAAGCAGCTTGTTAACAGACAGAACGGTCGTAACTTGCTTTCGTTAGGACAGGACAGCTTGACGGCTGCGTATCTGGTTAACGTCGAGACGAACTGTTTTCTGAACCGAGCTGAGATGCAGCAGCTTCAAATGTATTGCCCCTTTGAGCTTCCTCGGCCTGCGATCATCCGAGGTTCGTCTACGAGCAGTGAGCCGCAATGGACGGGGAAGCAGCTGTTTGGGATGCTTTTCCCTCCCGGGTTCGAGTACGCTTACCCTCTGAATAATGTGGTTGTAACCAACGGGGAGCTTTTGTCTTCTTCCGATGGGTCTGGTTGGTTGCGTGACGGAGAAGGAAACTTCATCCAGGGTTTGATGAAGCACGATAAAGAGAAAGTTCTTGATATAATCTTCTCGGCTCAAGAGATGCTCTCTCAGTGGTTACTGAATCGAGGACTGAGTGTTTCTTTATCTGATTTGTACTTCGCATCTGATAAACACTCTCGGAGAAACTTGACGGAGGAGATTAGTTACGGCTTGCAAGAAGCTGAGCAAGTCTGCAACAAGCAGCAGCTCATGGTCGAGTCCCGCAGAGACTTCCTCGCGGTCAACGGAGAAGAAGATACGGTCGTCGCTGATGATTTGGAGCTGTTCTGCTACGAGAGACAGAGATCAGCTACCTTAAGCAAGCTCGCGGTTAGTGCCTTCAAGGACGCGTATAGAGACGTCCAGGCTCTGGCGTATAGATACGGAGACCAGTCGAACGCGTTTCTCGTCATGTCCAAAGCTGGTAGCAAAGGGAACATGGGGAAGCTCGCTCAGCACAGTATGTGCATTGGTCTTCAGAACTCTTCTGTTGCGTTGTCCTTTGGGTTCCCACGTAAGCTGACTTGCGCCTCGTGGAACGACCCCAACAGCCCGCTTCGAGGCGCAAGGGGAGAAGACCGAACGGCTCATGAGTCTTTTGTTCCCTTTGGTGTCGTTGAGAGTTCGTTTCTGACGGGTCTGAATCCTTTGGAGTCTTTTGTTCATTCCGTGACGAGCCGAGACAGCTCCTTCAGCGGTAATGCTGATCTTCCCGGGACGCTTAGCAGGAAGCTGATGTTCTTTATGAGGGATATATACGCTGCTTACGACGGGACGGTGAGGAACTCGTTTGGTAACCATTTGGTTCAGTTTCGTTATGAGAGTAGTGATGATGCAGAAGAGGACATGACTGGTGAAGCAGTTGGATCACTTTCTGCTTGTGCGATCACCGAGGCTGCTTACAGCGCTCTTGACCAGCCCATTAGCCTTCTTGAGACTTCGCCTCTTCTGAATCTTAAG AATGTGTTGGAGTGTGGGTCGAAGAAAGGTCTGAAAGAACAGACAATGTCTCTGTACTTGTCTGAAACACTTTCTAAGAAAAAGCACGGGTTCGAATACGGGGCACTGGACATCAAGAGGCACTTGGAGAAACTGTGTTTCTCAGAGATTGTTTCAACGTCCATGATAAT ATTCTCTCCGAGGACTAACACAAGGATGCCTATGAGCTCGTGGGTTTGCCATTTTCATATCTCCAAG AAAGTACTGAAACAGAACCAGCTGGACCTCGAATCTGTTGTCTCTTCATTAAACAAGCAGTATGCGAACAGGAAGAAAGAACTGAAGCTTGATGTAATAGATTTAGATATACAAAGCAA AAACCACTGCTCTTGGGATGATAAGGCAATGGAAGATGATAGAGTCTGCATCACAGTTACTGTTCTCGAAGCCTCCAGGCACGATTCTTTGGAGCTTGATGCTATTCGCCTTGTCTTGATCCCTTTTCTTCTCGACTCTCCTGTcaaag GCTACCGAGAGATTAAAAAGGTGGATATCTTATGGGTTGACAGACCAAAAGCTCCCCAGAGGAACAAGAAAGGCTTGGCGGGTGAGCTTTTCTTGAAGGTTACAATGCATGGAGTTCGTGGCAAAAGGAGCTTCTGGAGCGCTCTTCTCGAAACCTGTCTTCCCATTATGGATATGATCGATTGGACAAGAAGCCATCCTGATAATATCCGACAGTGCTGCTCTGTTTACGGAATAGACGCTGGACGTAGCATCTTCCTAGCG GATTTGGAGTCTGCTGTGTCGGATACGGGCAAGGCGATGCTGCGGGAACATCTGCTTCTTGTAGCTGATTCCCTCTCAGTCACCGGAGAGTTTGTGGCGCTAAACCCCAAAGGCTGGAGTAGACAAAGACAGGCCGAGTCTACTCCTGCTCCTTTCGCTCAAGCGTGCTTCTCG AGCCCAAGTCAGTGCTTTCTCAAAGCAGCTAAGGAAGGTGTCACAGACGAGCTTGAAGGATCTATCGACGCATTGGCTTGGGGCAAAGTTCCTTCTTTTGGGACTGGAGATCAGTTCGAGATCATCATCTCCCCTAAG AATCATGGGTTTAGTACACCGGTGGTAGACGTGTATGGCTTTCTCAGTAGGACGGCCACGCTTCCAAAGAGAAAGGCTGTCCGTGCAACAAGCTCCTCCTTGCCCAAATCAGACGAGTTCACGGTCCAGCCATTCCCCGTGCTCGACACGGCTCTCTCGAAAGCAGTCAAGACACTCGATGGGAAAGGACTCACCAGGTCGCAGCTCAGAATGATCTTTACATGGAACGACATGGAAAAGCTTTCTCGGTCGCTGAAGCGCATTCTCTACAA ttACGAGATTGATGCTACGTTGAATGAGTTGGACGGGAGACTTCTGATGATGGCTCTTCTCTTCCATCCCAACAGAGATGAGAAGATAGGACCAGGCTTCAAAGGAATCAAG GTGGCTAATTCTAAGCACGGGAATGCTCGTTGCTTTGAGGTGGTGAGAACAGACGGAACAACTGAAGATTTCTCTTACCACAAGTGTGTGTTGGGAGCAACAGAGATCATTGCCCCTAAGAGGGTTAACTTCTACAAGGCGAAGTACCTTAGAAACGGTACGGTGCAGCCCGGTGCTATCTGA